AAACCCGATCTACATGTCCCTACTGCTCCGTAAGCTGCGGGGTCCTTATCTATACGATTGGCGATAAGGCCAAGAATGTCACGCCTCAGGTGATTCACGTTGAGGGCGACCCAGACCATCCCATTAATCGCGGCACGTTATGCCCCAAAGGGGCTTCCCTGGAGCAAGACATCCGCAATCCACGTCGGCTTCTCAAGCCTCAAGTCCGGCGACCCGGCTCGGATCACTGGGAATACATAGGCTGGGAACAGGTCATTGATGAGATCGCCCACCACGTCAAGAAAACGCGCGATGAAACCTTCGTGGAAAAAGACGCGCAAGG
The Terriglobales bacterium DNA segment above includes these coding regions:
- a CDS encoding twin-arginine translocation signal domain-containing protein, which translates into the protein MTTTRRDFLKVTAVGGTAISLFGFDLAPAYAQLRELKIARATETRSTCPYCSVSCGVLIYTIGDKAKNVTPQVIHVEGDPDHPINRGTLCPKGASLEQDIRNPRRLLKPQVRRPGSDHWEYIGWEQVIDEIAHHVKKTRDETFVEKDAQGRTANRCEGIAWIGGCTDTNEFNYLVGKSMRSLGVCYLETQARV